The Mesorhizobium loti DNA segment TCGATGGCCAGAACAAGGTAGCGGCCGCCGGCAATTGATGCCGCGGGTTAGCAAGATTTAGGGAACGGAGCGGAACATGGCAGACGCTGCAGCTCACGACGGCCACGACCACAAGCCTTATCATGGCTGGGTGCGCTGGGTTTATTCGACCAACCACAAGGATATCGGCACGCTCTACCTGATCTTCGCGATCATGGCCGGCATCATCGGCGGCGCGCTGTCGGTCGCCATCCGCATGGAACTGCAGGAGCCTGGCATCCAGATCTTCAGCGGTCTTGCGCAGATGGTCTACGGCATGAACGGTGACGCCGCGGTCGACGGCGGCAAGAGCATGTACAATGCCTTCGCCACCGCGCATGCGCTGATCATGATCTTCTTCATGGTCATGCCGGCGCTGATCGGCGGCTTCGCCAACTGGATGGTGCCGATCATGATCGGTGCTCCCGACATGGCGTTCCCGCGCATGAACAACATCTCCTTCTGGTTGCTGCCGCCGGCCTTCATCCTGCTGCTGACCTCGATGTTCGTACCGAGCGCACCGGGCGCCTACGGTGTCGGCGGTGGCTGGACGCTTTATCCGCCGCTGTCGACCTCGGGTCAGCCCGGACCGGCCATGGATCTGGCGATCCTGTCGATCCACATCGCCGGTGCCTCGTCGATCCTCGGCGCCATCAACTTCATCACCACCATCTTCAACATGCGTGCTCCGGGCATGACGCTGCACAAGATGCCGCTGTTCGCCTGGTCGGTGCTGGTCACCGCCTTCCTGCTGCTGTTGTCCCTGCCGGTCCTGGCCGGCGGCATCACCATGCTGCTCACTGACCGCAATTTCGGCACGGCCTTCTTCGCGCCGGACAATGGTGGCGATCCGCTCCTCTTCCAGCATCTGTTCTGGTTCTTCGGCCATCCGGAAGTCTACATCCTGATCCTGCCGGGCTTCGGCATCATCAGCCACATCGTCTCGACCTTCTCGAAGAAGCCGGTGTTCGGCTATCTCGGCATGGCCTACGCGATGGTCGCCATCGGTGCCGTCGGCTTCATCGTCTGGGCGCACCACATGTACACGACCGGCCTGTCGCTCGACACGCAGCGCTACTTCGTCTTCGCCACCATGGTCATCGCGGTGCCGACGGGCGTGAAGATCTTCTCCTGGATCGCGACGATGTGGGGCGGGTCGATCTCGTTCAAGACGCCGATGCTGTGGGCGCTGGGCTTCATCTTCCTGTTCACCATCGGTGGCGTCACCGGCGTCCAACTGGCCAATGCCGGTCTCGACCGCTCGCTGCATGACACCTATTTCGTCATCGCCCACTTCCACTACGTGCTGTCGCTGGGCGCGGTGTTCGCCATCTTTGCCGGCTGGTACTACTGGTTCCCCAAGATGACCGGCTACATGTACTCGCCTGTCATCGCCAACACCCACTTCTGGGTCACCTTCGTCGGCGTCAACCTGATCTTCTTCCCGCAGCATTTCCTCGGCCTCGCCGGCATGCCGCGCCGCACCATCGACTATCCGGACGCGTTTGCCGGCTGGAACTATGTGTCGTCGATCGGCTCCTATATCTCGGCCGTCGGTGTGGCGATCTTCCTCTACGGCGTGTTCGAAGCCTTCCAGAAGAAGCGGATCGCCGGTGCCAACCCATGGGGTGAGGGTGCCACCACGCTCGAATGGCAGCTGCCTTCGCCGCCGCCGTTCCACCAGTGGGAGCAGCTGCCGAAGATCAAGTAAGGCGGCTCCCGCCCGAATACAAAACCGCCGGCCCGCCGGCGGTTTTGGCCAACGGAATGATGGACTTAAGTACGCATGGCCCTAGTCGACGAAACCAGCATTGACGAAGCGGGCTTCCGCATGTCGGAAGCGACGGCGGGCGATTTCTTCGCCCTGCTGAAGCCGCGCGTCATGTCGCTGGTCGTGTTCACCGCCTTTGTCGGGCTGGTCGCCGCACCGGTGACCATCAACCCGCTGCTGGCGGTGATCGCCATCCTGTCGATCGCCATCGGCGCCGGTGCCTCGGGCGCGCTCAACATGTGGTACGACGCCGACATCGACGCCGTGATGACCAGGACCGCAAGCCGCCCGGTGCCGTCCGGCCGCATCCAGCCGCACGAGGCGCTCAGCTTCGGCCTGGTGCTGTCGGTGCTGTCGGTGATGACGCTCGGCGTGCTGGTCAACTGGCTGTCGGCGACGCTGCTGGCCTTCACCATCTTCTTCTATGCCGTCGTCTACACGATGTGGCTGAAGCGCTGGACGCCGCAGAACATCGTCATCGGCGGCGCTGCCGGTGCGATCCCGCCGGTCATCGGCTGGGCCGCGGTGACCGGGTCGGTCAGCCTCGAAAGCATCGTCCTGTTCCTGATCATCTTCCTGTGGACGCCGCCGCACTTCTGGGCACTCGCGCTGTTCAAGTCCGAAGACTATGAGCGCGCCGGCATCCCGATGATGCCCAATGTCGCCGGCCAGGCTTCGACCCGCCGTCAGATCTTCGCCTATGCGCTGGTGCTGGCCCCGGTCGGCGTGCTGCCGTGGCTGCTCGGCTACACCACGCCTTTCTATGGCGTGGCCGCCGTGCTGCTTGGCGTCGGCTTTGTCTGGTATGCGTGGAAAGTGCTCGGCATGGCCGACGACGACCGGACCATGAAGCCGGCCAAGGCGCTGTTTGCCTATTCGCTGCTTTATCTCTTCGCCATCTTCGCTGCCTATCTGGCCGACAGCGTTGTCGAACGCGCGCTTGCCATGGGTGGGGCATGATCATGGTCGAGGAAAAACTCGAAACGGTCACGCTGACCGATCGTCAGAAGAAGGCCCAGCGCAGCCGTTCGGTTGCCATCGGCGTGGCGCTGGCGGTGCTGGTCGTGATTTTCTACATCGCCACGATCATCAAGTTCGGCCACAATCTGGGCACGATGTGATGAGCGTCGAGATCTCCAAGAAGCCGGCCGGCAAGAACAGCAACGCCATCGTCGCGGCGGTCTGCCTCGCCTTCTTCACCGGCATGATCGGCATGGCCTATGCGGCCGTGCCGCTCTACAAGATGTTCTGCCAGGCGACCGGCTATGGCGGTAAGACGCAACGCGTCGAGAAGCAGTATGCCGGCCGCGTGCTTGACCGTGAGATCACCGTGCGCTTCGACGCCAATATTGCCGGCGTGCCGTGGGAATTCCAGCCGGTCCAGCGCTCGATGACCATGAAGATCGGCGAGACCGTGCAGGCGCATTATCAGGCGACCAACAAATTCGATCGCCCCGTTACCGGCCGCGCCACCTTCAACGTGCAGCCGGAACTGGCAGGCCCCTACTTCAACAAGGTCGAGTGCTTCTGCTTCACCGATACGTCGCTGAAGCCAGGCGAGACGCTGGACATGCCGGTCCTCTTTTATGTGGATCCCGATATCGTGAATGTGCCGGAGCTGAAGGACGTGAAGACGATCACGCTGTCCTATACGATGTTCCCGGTCGAGAAGAACAAGCCGGTCGCCTCCTCGGAGCCGGTCCAGGGCACCAGCAAGACAATTTCCAATACCGAAGCAAATCTCGGGGGTTGACATGGCAGACGCGCACGCAAAACCACAGCATGACTATCATCTCGTCGACCCGAGCCCGTGGCCTTTCCTGGGATCGGTCGGGGCGCTTGTCACCGCCTTTGGCGGCGTCTGCCTGATGGAGTATTTGAAGGGCGGCTCCTTCCCGATCTTCGGCTTCAACATCGCCAATCCGTGGCTGTTCTTCATCGGCATCGTGATCGTCCTCTACACCATGTTCGCCTGGTGGTCGGACACGATCAAGGAAGCGCATGAGGGCCATCACACGCGAGTCGTGTCGCTGCATCTGCGCTATGGCATGATCATGTTCATCGCCTCGGAGGTGATGTTCTTCGTCGCCTGGTTCTGGGCCTATTTCGACGCCAGCCTTTTTGCCGGTGAGGTGCAGAACTACGCGCGCCACACCTTTACCGGTGGTGTCTGGCCGCCGAAAGGCATGGAGGTTCTCGATCCCTTCCACCTGCCGCTCTACAACACCATCATCCTGCTCCTGTCGGGCACGACGGTCACCTGGGCGCACCACTCACTCATCCATGGCGATCGCAAGGGCCTGATCAACGGCCTGGTGCTGACCGTCGGCCTCGGCATGCTGTTCACCATGGTGCAGGCCTATGAGTACATGCACGCTCCGTTCGGCTTCAAGGATTCCATCTACGGCGCCACCTTCTTCATGGCGACCGGCTTCCACGGTTTCCATGTCATCATCGGCACCATCTTCCTGCTGGTCTGCCTGGTCAGGGCAATGAAGGGCGATTTCACCCCCAAGCAGCATTTCGGCTTTGAGGCGGCCGCCTGGTACTGGCACTTCGTCGACGTGGTCTGGCTGTTCCTGTTCTCGGCGATCTATGTCTGGGGATCGGCTGGCGCGGTGATCGAAGGCCACTGATCCAGTCTTTGGAGCAATTCCAGGAAAAGTGTGAACGGTTCTCCGTTCGGAATTGCGTCGAAACAAAGAGTCTAGGATTTCGATTTCGGGAAGGCGGCCGCGGCGACGCGGCCGCCTTCTCCTTTTCGGCGCAATGATCGCCGATCGATTGCCGATGCGGCTGACAATTCCCTGGACGATTTGCGCATTCATCTTCCTGGCATCCCGGCCCTTGCGGCTGAGAAGGTCGATCTGGTGCGTGCCCATAAGGCGGAACGGCGGCTGGAACTTATCGGTGACGGCAAGGTGCTGCGCAGCTACAGCATTGCGCTTGGCGGGGATCCCGTCGGCCACAAGCACCAGGAGGGCGATCAGCGCACGCCCGAGGGGCGCTACATCCTCGACTGGCGCAACCCCGACAGCATCGCGCACAGATCGATTCACATCTCCTATCCCAATGCCGACGATCTGGCGGCGGCGAAGGCGCGCAATGTCGATGCCGGCAGCATGATCATGATCCACGGCCAGGCGAATGGTTTCGGCTGGTGGGGCTGGCTGCTTCAATTGGTCGACTGGACCGACGGCTGCATTGCCGTTACGAACTCCGACATGGACGAAATCTGGGCAATGGTGGCCGATGGGACACCGATAGAGATCGAGCAATAGCGATGAGTGAAGATAAGGCGATCTGGCCTCCGATCGATCCGATATCGGCCGGCCTGCACGGCCGTTGCCCGCGCTGCGGCGAAGGGCGGCTGTTTTCCGGCTTCCTCACCGTCGGCAAACGCTGCGTCAATTGCGGCCTCGACTATTCCTTCGCCGATGCCGGCGACGGGCCAGCGGTCTTCGTCATCCTGATTATCGGCTTCATCATCGTCGGCCTGGCGCTCTGGGTCGAAGTGACGCTAAGCCCGCCGCTGTGGCTGCATCTGCTGATCTGGATCCCGTTGGCCCTGGTGCTGTGCCTGACCGCGCTGCGGCTGATCAAGGGCGTGCTGCTCACCCTGCAATATGCCAACAAGGCGGCCGAAGGCAGGCTGGACCCCGGCGAATGAGCGAAGCATCCATCAGGAGTGGCGGCCGTTCGCGGCCACGCTCGGCATTGCTGCTCGGCCTTGGCCTGGTGCTGCTCTCGATCCTGCTGGCGCTCGGCACCTGGCAGGTCCAGCGCCTGCACTGGAAGGAAGGTCTCCTGCAGACCATCGACCAGCGCACCCATTCGGCGCCGCTGCCGCTGGCCGAGGTCGAGAAGCAATTCGCAGCGACCGGCGACGTCGACTACACGCCGGTCACGGTCTCCGGCACGTTCCTGCATTCGGGCGAGCGGCATTTTTATGCGACCTGGGAGGGTGACGCCGGCTTCAACGTCTATACGCCGCTCGCCCTCGACGACGGCCGCTTCGTCCTGATCAATCGCGGCTTCATACCCTATGATCTGAAAGACCCCGCCAAGCGCGCCAAGGGGCAGATCACCGGCAAAGTGACCATTACCGGGCTTGCCCGCAATCCGCTGACGGCAAAACCGTCGATGATGCTGCCAGACAATGACGTGGCGAAGAACATCTTCTACTGGAAGGACCGCGACGTGATGGCGGCGAGCGCCGGCCTGCCGGCCGGGTTCACGCTGGTGCCGATCTTCATCGATGCCGACAAGACGCCGAATCCTGGCGGTCTTCCGATCGGCGGCGTCACCATCATCGACCTGCCGAACAGCCATCTGCAATATGCCGTCACCTGGTATGGGCTTGCCGCAGCACTCGCCGCTGTGCTGATCCTGCGGCTTCGCCGTCCCGCGAAAGAGGAATGAACGCAAGCAGCGCTCCCCTTTCTACCGACACCCTTGACAGGGCCTGCTCTTGACAGAACAGGGGTAGGCACCTCATTTCGGCGCTGACGAACCGGCCAGGATTCAATGCTTCAGACAATCGCCAAGCCTCCTCTCACGATCCGGCTCTGCCAGCCGCGCGGCTTTTGCGCCGGCGTCGACCGTGCCATCCAGATCGTCGTGCTGGCGCTGAAGAAATACGGCGCGCCGGTCTATGTCCGCCACGAGATCGTGCACAACCGCTACGTCGTCGAGGGGCTGCAAAGCCTTGGCGCGGTCTTCATCGAGGAGCTTTCCGAAATCCCAGCTGAACACCGGCAGTCGCCGGTCGTCTTCTCGGCGCATGGCGTGCCGAAATCGGTGCCGGCGGATGCGCAAGCGCGCAACTTGTTCTATCTCGACGCCACCTGTCCGCTGGTGTCGAAGGTCCACAAGCAGGCCATGCGCCATCAGCGGCTTGGCCGCCATGTGCTGTTGATCGGCCATGCCGGCCACCCCGAGGTGATCGGCACGATGGGGCAATTGCCGGAAGGCGCGGTCACGCTGATCGAGACCGAGGCCGATGCCGCGAAGCTTGTGCCGGCCGACCCGAAGGCGCTTGGCTTCGTCACCCAGACCACACTATCGGTCGAGGACACCGCCGGCATCATCCGCGCGCTGAAAGAGCGCTTTCCCGACCTGCAGGCGCCGGCGGCGGAATCGATCTGCTACGCCACCACCAACCGCCAGGAAGCAGTCAAGGACACCGCCCCGGGTGCTGATCTCTATCTGATCGTAGGCGCTCCCAATTCCTCCAATTCGCGCCGCCTTGTCGAAGTGGCGGAGCGTGCCGGCGCCACGATGTCGCTTCTCGTGCAGCGCGCCGCCGAGATTCCGTGGAATGACATCGGCAACATTTCGACGCTCGGCCTGTCAGCAGGGGCATCGGCGCCGGAGATCATCGTCGACGAGATCATCGACGCGTTCCGCCAGCGCTTCGATGTCACCATCGACCTCGCCATCACGGCCACCGAAACAGAGGATTTTCCGGTCATGCGGGTACTGCGCGATGTCGAACTGACGCCGGCCGACATGGCCTTCGTCAATGGGGCCGCGTAAGCCAGATGGCTGTCTATACCGACGTTGCGGAGGGCGAACTCGGCGCTTTCCTGAAGCACTACCCGGTCGGCGATCTCCTGTCCTACAAGGGCATCGCCGAGGGCACGGAAAACTCCAACTTCCTCCTGCACACTTCCAGCGGCTCCTACATTCTGACGCTCTATGAGAAGCGGGTCGAGAAGGCGGATCTGCCGTTTTTCCTCGGGCTGATGGGCCATCTCGCCAACAAGGGTGTGTCCTGCCCGCTGCCGGTGACCGCGCATGACGGCAGCGTCATCGGCACGCTGGCCGGCCGGCCAGCGGTCATCATCACCTTCCTCGAAGGACTTTCGCTGCGGCGCCCGACGGCAACGCATTGCGCCGAGGTCGGCAAGGCGCTGGCAGCCCTGCACCTGGCCGGCGCCGATTTTCCGATGACCCGTCCCAACGCGCTTGCCATCGGCGGCTGGCGCAAACTTTGGAATGCGGCCCGCGACCGCGCCGACGAGGTCGAGCCGGGCCTCGCGGCCGAGGTCGATGCCGACTTCGCCGATTTCGAGCGCAACTGGCCGAAGGACCTTCCTGCAGGCATCATCCACGCCGATCTTTTTCCGGACAACGTCTTCTTCCTCGGCGAAAAACTGTCCGGCCTGATCGACTTCTATTTCGCCTGTGACGATCTCTATGCCTACGATGTCGCGACCTGCCTCAACGCCTGGTGTTTCGAGAAGGACTTCTCCTTCAACCTTACCAAGGGCAAGGCACTGCTTGCCGGCTATCAGAGCGTGCGTCCGCTGAGCGGAGAAGAAAAGGCGGCATTGCCGATGCTGTCGCGCGGTTCGGCGCTGCGTTTCATGCTGACCCGGCTCTACGACTGGCTGACCGTTCCCGATGGCGGGCTGGTGATGAAGCGCGATCCGACCGAATATATCAGGCGGATGCGGTTCCATCGGGCGATCAAATCGGCTTCGGAATATGGATTGGCCGAATACGGGGTGTCATGAGTAAACAGGTTGAAATCTTCACCGACGGCGCCTGTTCGGGCAATCCCGGCCCTGGCGGCTGGGGCGCCATTCTGCGCTTCAACGGCACCACCAAGGAACTTTCCGGCGGCGAAGCGGAAACGACCAACAACCGCATGGAACTGCTGGCCGCCATCTCGGCGCTGAATGCGCTGAAGGAGCCTTGCACGGTCGAGCTTCACACCGACAGCAAATACGTCATGGACGGCATTTCCAAATGGATCCATGGCTGGAAGAAGAACGGCTGGAAGACCGCCGACAAGAAGCCGGTCAAGAATGGCGAACTCTGGCAGGCGCTGGATGAGGCCAATAGGCGTCACAAGGTCACCTGGAACTGGGTCAAAGGCCATGCCGGCCATACCGAGAACGAGCGCGCCGACGAACTCGCACGGGAAGGCATGGCGCCGTTCAAGAAGGGCTCTTTCAAGCCAGCGGTTTCAGCACCGAAGCCGGATGTCCAGCCGAAGCAGCCGGCAGCCACGAAGGCCCGTCGTTCGACCCAGAGCTACTGAGTTCCAGCAGCCGGTCCGCTTCCAGGCAGGGTAACCTCGATCGTGCCGATCCTGTACTATGTCACGCATCCCCAGGTTCAGATCGACGCTGCCGTTCCCGTTCCGGAATGGGGACTGTCCGATATCGGACGGGCGAGGGCTGTCGCCATGCTCGATCAGCCATGGGTCGGATCTATCCGGCGCATCGTTTCGTCGGGCGAGCGCAAGGCAATAGAAACGGGCGAAATCCTGGCACGCCATCTCCGCCTTGCGGTCGAGGTCAGGGAGCGGATGCACGAGAATGACCGGTCCGCGACCGGCTTTCTGCCGCCGCCGGAGTTCGAAGCGGTCGCCGATCAGTTCTTCGCCAATCCGCATAAAAGCGTTCGCGGGTGGGAGCGGGCGATCGATGCGCAGCAACGTATTGTGAGCGAGGTCGCAGCCGTGATCGGCGGCGATGAGGCCGGCGACATCGCTGTCGTTGGCCATGGAGGCGTTGGAACACTCCTGCTGCTGTCTCTCAGCGGACGGGAAATCAGCCGCGACGCGGATCAGCCGGCGGGCGGTGGCAACTATTTTGCCTATGATATCGGCGCCCGCCGCGTCATCCATGGATGGCGGCCGATCGACAGGCCGGCCTAGGTCTAAACCTTCAGCGTATCAGCAGTGCCGTGCCCCAGAGTCCGAGCGCGAAGACCGTGTGCGAGACTAGGTTGAGCGCCCGGATCTGCATCGGATTGGGCCGCTTCGAGGCGGCCCATCCGGCCCCCATGCCCGGCGCTAGCAGGAACCAGCCGGCGCCGACGGTGACGATGCCGAGAATGAAGGCCGGCAGGAAGGTCGGCGCGGAAAGCCAGCCGGTTCCGGCAAGCACGACTAGGATGATGCCGTAGACGATGCCGACGAAATAGTGAAACGCCCAGCCGAGCGCCACTTCATGCGCGTAAGGCGCCGCGGCGCCGATATCGTCGTGAAAGACCTTGTCGCCGAGATGCCAGACCCAGCGGCCGACAGGTCCCCAGTTCGGCCGTGGCTGGCCGAAGGCCTTATGCAAAAAGAGGGCCCAGAGATCCATCAGTACGGTGGCGCCGATGCCGATCGCGATAGCGCGCCAGATGAGGTCAAACATCGTTGGATCCCCCGAAAGCCGGCAGTTCTGGAGCGCTAGCGTTGTGGGCGAGGTCGCTGTTGCGGCCTCGCCGACGCGGCCGTTGAAGCTCAGAGCTGTCCGAGAATATGAGCCGCGCCGGACTCGTCGACGCCGGGCTTGGTTTCGACATTGAGCGCGATGACCTTGCCGTCGTCGATGATCATCGAAAACCGCTTCGAGCGCAGGCCCATGCCGGCGGCGGAAAGGTCGTTATCGAGGCCGACCGCCTTGGCAAAATCGCCGCTGCCGTCAGCGAGGAACAGGATCTTGCCCTCGCCGCCGGTGAAGCGCGCCCAGGCGCCCATGACATGGGCGTCGTTGACCGAAACGACGGCGATGGTGTCGACGCCGCGCGCCAGGATGGCGTCATGGTTTTCGAGATAGCCGGGCAGATGGTTGTTGCTGCAGGTCGGCGTGAAGGCGCCGGGAACGCCGAACAGGACCACCTTCTTGCCCGGGAAAATCTCGGCCGACGTGATCGCCTTGGCGCCGTCATCGGTCATCGTCTTGAAGGTTACCTCGGGCAGCGTGTCGCCAACGGAAATGGTCATGAGTTCCTCGCTTGGGAATGGGAAGGAAGGATGCATGCTTGCGTAGCGAACTCAGCGGCGTCCTGCAACCGTTCGGGCAAGCTGGATCAAGGGAAAGGCAGCAGCCCTTCGACGGCGCCCGCCGAACTCGTCAGCGTGTAGTGAAGCCCGCCATCCGTTGGCGTTGCTGAAGGGCGGTCGAGGATCGGCACGGTGAAGATCAGCTTGCCGTCCTTTTCGCTGCGGGAAGGGGTGCCGAACATGTAGTCCCGCTCGCCGGCGACAAAAAAATCCGCTGCCTCCGGGTCACCGGGAAAGCTCGCCTCGACAACCAGCGTCTCGTGATCGCCCGGTAGCACGTTGATGCCGAAATCAGGCTTTGCCGGCGCCGGCAAAGCCGTGAAGCTCGCCTTCACCAGGGCTGCGTCGTCGGCATTGTCAGGGTCGGAAGTGGGGTCGACGGTCAGCCGTGTCTGCACGGGAATGCAGATCGTCTCGCAAATGCCGAGAAAGATATCGGCATCGATGACAGCCGGCTGGTTCGGTGTTGCCAGCGTAAAGGTCACAGGCAGCGAAATCGGATAGTTGTAGCCTGCCCATTTGCCATAACCATCGTCGTGGCGTTGCGGTGCCGGAAACGAGAGAATGGCATCGGCGATGTTGGTGCTGGCCGAAACATCGAGCTGCGGCGGCACGCCGGCGTCGCCCGGATCGCGCCAATAGGTCTTCCAGCCGGGCTTGAGCTCGATGTCGAGAACGCCCTGGATGCGGCCGGCCTCGTCGGGCTTGCCTGATGTCACCAGCCGCACCTTGCCGCCTTCGCTGGTGTACCAGGCGGACGATGAGGCGGAGGCAGGCAGAACGGCCGCCGATCCTATGGCGGTGCCGAGCAGCAGGATTTTCAAGCTTTGCATGGCGGTGATTTGATCGTCCGTTCGTGGCTTCGCAATGTTCTCACGGCTTTGTTGATATCATATTTGCGTGACCTTCGCGGGCAAGCCATCGCGGCCTGGCACCATGGGCTTTGGTCGAATCCGGCGCGGCGCATCTTTTCGGCGCCCGGGAAACACGGTACCTTCGTTGAATGGATTTGTTGCGCCACAAAAAGACGGTCGCTGGACGCGGCTTTCTCGACGATCAGTTCCTGATTGCCATGCCCGGCATGAAGGACGACCGTTTCACGCGCTCGGTCATCTACATCTGCGCGCACAGCGATGAAGGCGCGATGGGCCTGATCATCAATCAGACACAGCAGATGCTGTTTCCGGACCTTCTTGTGCAGCTCGGCATCATGAACGAGCAGGAGGCGATCCGCCTGCCGGCGCAGGCGCGCGATTTCGTCGTGCGCAATGGTGGGCCCGTCGATCGCAGCCGCGG contains these protein-coding regions:
- a CDS encoding phosphoglycerate mutase, yielding MPILYYVTHPQVQIDAAVPVPEWGLSDIGRARAVAMLDQPWVGSIRRIVSSGERKAIETGEILARHLRLAVEVRERMHENDRSATGFLPPPEFEAVADQFFANPHKSVRGWERAIDAQQRIVSEVAAVIGGDEAGDIAVVGHGGVGTLLLLSLSGREISRDADQPAGGGNYFAYDIGARRVIHGWRPIDRPA
- a CDS encoding cytochrome c oxidase subunit III, whose protein sequence is MSEDKAIWPPIDPISAGLHGRCPRCGEGRLFSGFLTVGKRCVNCGLDYSFADAGDGPAVFVILIIGFIIVGLALWVEVTLSPPLWLHLLIWIPLALVLCLTALRLIKGVLLTLQYANKAAEGRLDPGE
- a CDS encoding protoheme IX farnesyltransferase, with product MALVDETSIDEAGFRMSEATAGDFFALLKPRVMSLVVFTAFVGLVAAPVTINPLLAVIAILSIAIGAGASGALNMWYDADIDAVMTRTASRPVPSGRIQPHEALSFGLVLSVLSVMTLGVLVNWLSATLLAFTIFFYAVVYTMWLKRWTPQNIVIGGAAGAIPPVIGWAAVTGSVSLESIVLFLIIFLWTPPHFWALALFKSEDYERAGIPMMPNVAGQASTRRQIFAYALVLAPVGVLPWLLGYTTPFYGVAAVLLGVGFVWYAWKVLGMADDDRTMKPAKALFAYSLLYLFAIFAAYLADSVVERALAMGGA
- a CDS encoding 4-hydroxy-3-methylbut-2-enyl diphosphate reductase, translating into MLQTIAKPPLTIRLCQPRGFCAGVDRAIQIVVLALKKYGAPVYVRHEIVHNRYVVEGLQSLGAVFIEELSEIPAEHRQSPVVFSAHGVPKSVPADAQARNLFYLDATCPLVSKVHKQAMRHQRLGRHVLLIGHAGHPEVIGTMGQLPEGAVTLIETEADAAKLVPADPKALGFVTQTTLSVEDTAGIIRALKERFPDLQAPAAESICYATTNRQEAVKDTAPGADLYLIVGAPNSSNSRRLVEVAERAGATMSLLVQRAAEIPWNDIGNISTLGLSAGASAPEIIVDEIIDAFRQRFDVTIDLAITATETEDFPVMRVLRDVELTPADMAFVNGAA
- a CDS encoding cytochrome c oxidase, subunit I: MADAAAHDGHDHKPYHGWVRWVYSTNHKDIGTLYLIFAIMAGIIGGALSVAIRMELQEPGIQIFSGLAQMVYGMNGDAAVDGGKSMYNAFATAHALIMIFFMVMPALIGGFANWMVPIMIGAPDMAFPRMNNISFWLLPPAFILLLTSMFVPSAPGAYGVGGGWTLYPPLSTSGQPGPAMDLAILSIHIAGASSILGAINFITTIFNMRAPGMTLHKMPLFAWSVLVTAFLLLLSLPVLAGGITMLLTDRNFGTAFFAPDNGGDPLLFQHLFWFFGHPEVYILILPGFGIISHIVSTFSKKPVFGYLGMAYAMVAIGAVGFIVWAHHMYTTGLSLDTQRYFVFATMVIAVPTGVKIFSWIATMWGGSISFKTPMLWALGFIFLFTIGGVTGVQLANAGLDRSLHDTYFVIAHFHYVLSLGAVFAIFAGWYYWFPKMTGYMYSPVIANTHFWVTFVGVNLIFFPQHFLGLAGMPRRTIDYPDAFAGWNYVSSIGSYISAVGVAIFLYGVFEAFQKKRIAGANPWGEGATTLEWQLPSPPPFHQWEQLPKIK
- a CDS encoding ErfK/YbiS/YcfS/YnhG family protein, which encodes MRIHLPGIPALAAEKVDLVRAHKAERRLELIGDGKVLRSYSIALGGDPVGHKHQEGDQRTPEGRYILDWRNPDSIAHRSIHISYPNADDLAAAKARNVDAGSMIMIHGQANGFGWWGWLLQLVDWTDGCIAVTNSDMDEIWAMVADGTPIEIEQ
- a CDS encoding cytochrome c oxidase subunit III — encoded protein: MADAHAKPQHDYHLVDPSPWPFLGSVGALVTAFGGVCLMEYLKGGSFPIFGFNIANPWLFFIGIVIVLYTMFAWWSDTIKEAHEGHHTRVVSLHLRYGMIMFIASEVMFFVAWFWAYFDASLFAGEVQNYARHTFTGGVWPPKGMEVLDPFHLPLYNTIILLLSGTTVTWAHHSLIHGDRKGLINGLVLTVGLGMLFTMVQAYEYMHAPFGFKDSIYGATFFMATGFHGFHVIIGTIFLLVCLVRAMKGDFTPKQHFGFEAAAWYWHFVDVVWLFLFSAIYVWGSAGAVIEGH
- a CDS encoding SurF1 family protein; translated protein: MSEASIRSGGRSRPRSALLLGLGLVLLSILLALGTWQVQRLHWKEGLLQTIDQRTHSAPLPLAEVEKQFAATGDVDYTPVTVSGTFLHSGERHFYATWEGDAGFNVYTPLALDDGRFVLINRGFIPYDLKDPAKRAKGQITGKVTITGLARNPLTAKPSMMLPDNDVAKNIFYWKDRDVMAASAGLPAGFTLVPIFIDADKTPNPGGLPIGGVTIIDLPNSHLQYAVTWYGLAAALAAVLILRLRRPAKEE
- a CDS encoding cytochrome C oxidase assembly protein; translation: MSVEISKKPAGKNSNAIVAAVCLAFFTGMIGMAYAAVPLYKMFCQATGYGGKTQRVEKQYAGRVLDREITVRFDANIAGVPWEFQPVQRSMTMKIGETVQAHYQATNKFDRPVTGRATFNVQPELAGPYFNKVECFCFTDTSLKPGETLDMPVLFYVDPDIVNVPELKDVKTITLSYTMFPVEKNKPVASSEPVQGTSKTISNTEANLGG
- a CDS encoding ahpC/TSA family protein, with amino-acid sequence MTISVGDTLPEVTFKTMTDDGAKAITSAEIFPGKKVVLFGVPGAFTPTCSNNHLPGYLENHDAILARGVDTIAVVSVNDAHVMGAWARFTGGEGKILFLADGSGDFAKAVGLDNDLSAAGMGLRSKRFSMIIDDGKVIALNVETKPGVDESGAAHILGQL
- a CDS encoding homoserine kinase, with the translated sequence MAVYTDVAEGELGAFLKHYPVGDLLSYKGIAEGTENSNFLLHTSSGSYILTLYEKRVEKADLPFFLGLMGHLANKGVSCPLPVTAHDGSVIGTLAGRPAVIITFLEGLSLRRPTATHCAEVGKALAALHLAGADFPMTRPNALAIGGWRKLWNAARDRADEVEPGLAAEVDADFADFERNWPKDLPAGIIHADLFPDNVFFLGEKLSGLIDFYFACDDLYAYDVATCLNAWCFEKDFSFNLTKGKALLAGYQSVRPLSGEEKAALPMLSRGSALRFMLTRLYDWLTVPDGGLVMKRDPTEYIRRMRFHRAIKSASEYGLAEYGVS
- a CDS encoding CoxF protein, giving the protein MIMVEEKLETVTLTDRQKKAQRSRSVAIGVALAVLVVIFYIATIIKFGHNLGTM
- a CDS encoding ribonuclease H, which codes for MSKQVEIFTDGACSGNPGPGGWGAILRFNGTTKELSGGEAETTNNRMELLAAISALNALKEPCTVELHTDSKYVMDGISKWIHGWKKNGWKTADKKPVKNGELWQALDEANRRHKVTWNWVKGHAGHTENERADELAREGMAPFKKGSFKPAVSAPKPDVQPKQPAATKARRSTQSY